Part of the Stackebrandtia endophytica genome is shown below.
CCACCGTGCGACTTAGGTTAGCCTTGCCTTATGGAATAGGAGGGGTGGCAACCTCGGGGGATTTCCTTAGGTTAGCCTTACCTAAATCATCGCCGTGATGGAGGTACCCCCATGTCCCCGCCCCGCTGGCAACGAGCCCTCATCGCTCTGCTCATCGCCGCATTCGCGATCAGTTGGTGGCCCGGCACCGCCCAGGCCGCGACCTCGGTCGCGGGCGGACGACTCGACTGGGGAGTGAAGAGTTCATTCAGCACCTACATCACCGGGCCCGTCGCCAACGGCTCCATCTCGCTGGGCGGCGGCGCGGGCACCACCGGAACCAACCAATACCGATTCCATTCCGCCACCGGCCAATACGATTCGAACTCCGGAGACTTCGCCGCCTCCTACGGCGGATCGGTGCGCTTCATCGGGCACCAACGCGACGACGGCTCCTACGAACTGGACCTCACCATCGCCAACCCCTCCGTCGAGATCTCCGGTGGCGTGGGAACCCTCTATGTGGATGTCGACGCCCACGGCAATTTCCAATCACGGGTGCCGTTCGGCTCACTCCAGCTGGGTGGACTGAACACCGCCGGCCTGAGCGGATCGATCGCGATCTCCAACGTCCCGGTCATCCTCACTACCCAGGGCGCCCAATCGTTCGCCGGCTACTACGAAGCGGGACAGGAACTCGATGCGGTGAGTTTCACCGGGGACCTGGCAACCGAATCGACCCCCTCCCCCGACCCGACCGAATCGGAAGACGACGAGGATGAGGAGTTCAGTGGCGCGGCACTCGACTGGGGAGTCCGTCAGACCTTCCGCGAGTTCGTCAACGGTGACATCGCCCAGGGCGGCTGGCAGGTCACCGACGGCGCCGAGGACGGCGGCGCGGTGTTTCGCTTCGGCTCCGGAACCGGCACCCTTACCGATGACGAGCTGACCGCCGCCTTCACCGGCACCCTGACCTTCACCGGCACCAATGTGGACCTGACCATCTCGGACCCGACCGTCGTCGTCGACGACGACCGAGGTGTCATGACGGCCACCGTCACCGGCGGCGGCGAAAACCGCGAAGACGTCGAGCTGGTGACCTTCGATGTTCCCGACCTGTTGCCCACCGACGGGCTGCTGTGGCTGTCGGAGGTACCGACCTCCCTAACCGCCGACGGTGCCGAGGCCATGGCGGGCTTCTACTCCGAGGGCACCGCGATGGACCCGCTCAGCATCGCCATACCGATGAGCGACGACGTCGAACTTCCGCCGCTGCCCGACC
Proteins encoded:
- a CDS encoding HtaA domain-containing protein; protein product: MSPPRWQRALIALLIAAFAISWWPGTAQAATSVAGGRLDWGVKSSFSTYITGPVANGSISLGGGAGTTGTNQYRFHSATGQYDSNSGDFAASYGGSVRFIGHQRDDGSYELDLTIANPSVEISGGVGTLYVDVDAHGNFQSRVPFGSLQLGGLNTAGLSGSIAISNVPVILTTQGAQSFAGYYEAGQELDAVSFTGDLATESTPSPDPTESEDDEDEEFSGAALDWGVRQTFREFVNGDIAQGGWQVTDGAEDGGAVFRFGSGTGTLTDDELTAAFTGTLTFTGTNVDLTISDPTVVVDDDRGVMTATVTGGGENREDVELVTFDVPDLLPTDGLLWLSEVPTSLTADGAEAMAGFYSEGTAMDPLSIAIPMSDDVELPPLPDLGAEPTTSIAPEPVADAETSDAEGPGLPVIIGAALIAAVVAGAGWWLIARRRRAAATRAEDPESTSDTDGDTDSSGDTAPTTPGTP